The Triticum aestivum cultivar Chinese Spring chromosome 5A, IWGSC CS RefSeq v2.1, whole genome shotgun sequence genomic sequence tttctacactatcaaaagacacagtactatgcATTTGTACgaattaatcatgaattctactaataagtatatatggattatctacactattaatagtttcttagattctacactaataagcatgtgatcagactctacattaaagtatatcatcgactagattccacaaagcatatcattggactctacactaagcatatcatcggattcactaagcatataatcggataatttgcatttgtaagtataacaataaagcatatatatatatatcatcaaattactacatgcggtacgtataacataccatttcatgccaatcgaccatggtacttgtcaggcgggtcacgaatggcaccccgacaaagtcatcacgtggcggaattatgtcccataggttgcacacctccttctcgcttagcctcattctttgagctatgatggcctcatgaagtgggttctcatcatctttatTGAGTgggtcttcatcatcttcatcatcttcatcatcttccaccaggttgatataaatgacaaccagcttgggtcattctgctctgaaggagaatctgatcaactcaccaccagtaagacgcatgcgagcgaggaaacgggcccatccatctcctccaatctgcgacatattgcgtcctttctcgacctccatagtgtacggccccccaggagcctcaaatgtcacagtgtctcctgtcagcttgttgaatttcaacctcacattgcatgggacgatctgtgtaagaaaagcaaaatgacacaatgcagtaatgccaacactaaaaataaaatagttattacatttcatctaatttcttaccgccgcatgacgaaaactcggatggaagtagatgccgaacagcttgccagttgcaaggatgctggcgcaccttgacttgcacagtcgacatagtggtgctgatggtggcgccattttcctaaagcaatatgagcaaaggattaacgattcacttcacaggaaagaaaaacagtagcatgtgatatttttggttcttccgcgagaaacaattttatggacaattataatcctaatttggcccctattgcctaagataattgtttaaacaaacaagtggcaaatttaactaaattggcacctacattttgccaaaaaataacttattacaaaaaaactaaatcgagcatactaaatcaactaaatcaactagcatactaaatccactagcatacttaatcaaaatgttctaaatcaactagcctactaaatcaactaaatcaactagcctactaaataaactaaatcaaaatgttctaaatcaactaaatcaactagcctactaaatcaactgaatcatatcaactaaatcaaaatgttacatatgaaagcctactaaatcaaaatgtatcagggaggagggacaaggaggggcgactcgaggagggagaagatagtaggacggaggaggaaggcggggcgaggaggggccggcctgCGGCGAGTGGAGGAAGGACGGatcgaggaggaaggcggagcgaggaggggccggcctgCGGCGAGTGGagagaggacggaggaggaggccggtaccgagtccagcgaggaggatgaggcgacagcggcgcagatcgggggaggggcgacgggggatgaccggcggcgcggggggtgaggaggagaccgaatgagtgtgtgtgagtgtgatctgtGAATGAGGCTAGTGAGTGGGGGGAGATGGGATGGCATAGCAGTAGCACGCTATAGgtgaatgcgctactgctaaacgacctatCAGTAGCGCTGTTTAGTTtagcgcgctgctgctataactggcCTCGCGTCGGCATCatgggaattttagcagtagcgcttcttggagtgcacgcgctactgataaacttgtttcagcagcgagtttctatagcccgcgctactgctacttagcagcagcgcttgattttaaagcgcgctgctggtaagattctgtgtataggcttttccctagtagtgctagcaGAGTTTGAATCAGAAACTGTGCGTCCGTGCATATTTTAGAAGTAAAATGGGAGTGTTAGAAGTCTTCATGCAAATAATTGCTTCTCATTTACTCAGGAACTTCGAATGGCACATTAGAAAGGTCACAGAGAGAAAACATATAAACACACTGATGTACTCGTATATCCTTCGTGCATGTGTCCAAATTGCACCCATGACCATGGCATCTTCGGAGCCGGTTATTTCCTGGGTTTTTCTTCTTTGCCACCTTTGTACCCTCCTTCGAGCTCATATACGAAGTTCTCAACTACCGCCTTCGGATTGTAAGACTGCTCATGATCTCATATTTGGAAAGGTTTCATGGCTGCTCTAGTCAGTCTTGCGTACATGTCTATCTACTGGCCATCCTCCCTTCATATTTGCAATTGCACTGCAAACCAACTAATTGAAAGGGTCAAGTGCGGATTTGATATGACTTGTTAGGAGGAACACAATTTTAGCATCACACATACCTGCTTGTTCTCGTGCTCCTCAGAATCTTCAAAGTCATTCCTGTCTTTCAGAAGCTTGTTGTGTGAATTCTATGGTCACACAGGGGGGTTTGTGGTCTGCATGATGCAATGGTACAAACCAGCCATTGTCGTCAGAAGGTTGCAATTGAATCATTGCTTTACTCATTCAGGCATCTCTTTTCAATACCCTCAAGTCAATGTCAACTGTCTATAATTCTCGCTAGCATGGTATAGGACTAATTATAAATGAGCACCTATATCCAGAATTTACCTGACATACGAGTTCCTGGGGGCAGCAGTTATTGTCACCGTTGGTGTTACTACATCCATAATGGATACCATAACTAACTTCACCAGAATACAGATTCTGGAATTCATATGACTCTGCTAAAGAATTGAATTCAGTACCAACTGTATTTATCAGATGTTTAATAGCCACTGAACATAAGTTTTTCAGCGACTGAAAGACACAGTTCAAAGGAATAAGGATAGACATGGTCTGGACAGGGCAGAtaacttacccccccccccccccccccccacacacacacacacacaatttttttttCAGAAGTACAAGGGTGTGTAACTGAAACTATTAAGAATCAAGGATCACTACAGTATAATCTATCCTAGCAGATTATGTAGCTGGAAGCTAATCTGAATACAGAATCAGTACCTTCTCTTGTACCCTGACGGTTCATTGCCGCAACAACTTTTTTTGTACGAAACCTGTGTTGCTGTTCCAATGTATTCACTCAAATATTTTCAATTCAAAAAAAGATTCACTCAAAATTTATCACCCCATAACACCCTCCATCAGCGAAATTCATGAACTGGAAACAATTGCATATAAGTTCATGTACAGTGCCTTTCAAAGTGAACGCAAATCTGATTGTTCATTCCATCTTTGTATGGTCAGACAACCATGTGAAGGAACCATTTGTAACTGTCTTAATTAAAATCTAAGAGTTGGCATTCAAATGTAAGTTTACATACAGGTAAAACGGATTATCTAAAAAATGATAGCTAAGAAGTTTTATCATTCTCACACAAGGCAGAAATTAAAAGCAGATAAAAAAAAAGGCAACTAGTGAGCTACCATAGATTCATACATATACTTATATCATACAGATCAACCAATATATTGGAGAAGCACATTTTACAAAACCAACTCGCTTCCTCCAAAAGATCCCTGGAAACATAAAGACATGGCAACCTCATCTAAGGTTGCTATGCATCAAAAGTAACTAGATAGAAGCTAACCCAGGATGGGCACTACAAGTTTATCCAGGCTTAGTTGCCTTTTTGCAGGACTTAGCTGCTCTCCAAAGATCAATCGGAACGGAAGGATAGGCAGTAGCTCATACTTGCGGGACTAAATTTTGCGGGACATGGCTGCTCTCTCCAACACATCCACAATGATATCAGGCGAAGATCTTTTGAGTTGTACATACCCTTGGCTTGCAATCACATCATTCATTCTATTCAAAGAGAACATAAATTCGATGCAAGCATCTTTGAGATTGCTGCAATTGTGCTGGTCAGCTAGAGCTAAGATGGTTGCCACATTCTCAACATCAAGACTCTTGCATAGCATGCCTTCACATATCAGCTTCATCCTTTCCATGGCATACTTATCTGCAGCCACAAGTAAGTGCTTAACCATTTCTCTTTTGTCATCATCCTCGAGATCGTCCATGGAAGGCATTGAATCCGTGTAGATGAAGTGAAGAAATGACTTGAAAACAGCAGGCTGCATGTCATCAATAGTTATGTCCTGCGCCCCTTTGTCCCCCATCGGCCCGTAGAACTCGGCGTCGAAGACCGCTGATTGCGTCGCAAGCAAAACCTTATGAGCAGAAAAAACCTCCCCCTGCACCTTGAAAGTCACGTCTGCTCCTTTCTTCCCATCTAGTAATTTTGCAAGATTATCCAAAAGATGGGACGGCGGAACATGGGCCTCGAGTGGTTCCTTGATAACACTGACTTCACACTCGATCACGAGACAATCGTTTCTCAGGTACATCCACTCTACTTCAGTGGTGGTCTTCATGAACTTTGTTATGCCCAAAGATAGCCTTTTAGGGTCGAACACTAGTGGCTCTGTGAAGGAGCACACAACAATCGACTTCCCCTCAACCGGCTCACACAATCATGAAGTTAAAAGTGGCTCTCACCTCAGCGTTCTTGGTCAAGAACTCGAGAAAGAGGGAGGCGTAACCTTCGCCTGCCTCGCTTTTGTATCCGTCGGGGTAGTAGCGGATGCACCATTCGTAGCCGCCGACGGAGAATGCCGGAGAACGGAGGAATTTGCCTCTACCGATGCCCTTGAGAAGGCTGTAACCGGCGATCTCAAACGCGACCGTGGCCCGCATCGTCTGCGTCTCTGCTGTGCACCTCGACGGCATCCTCGATATTGAGCACTGCGATGCTGCCATTgtgggattgggggggggggggggggggggtgcgccgggTTGGAACTCTGGATTAAGGCCGGCGGCGCCGGGTTGCCTCAGAGGGGAGACTGGGGAGCGGCGGCGCGACGGAAGAAAGTGAGCGCCGGGATTGGGGGAAGTTCGAGACGAGGGTTTGGACAAAGGATGTGCGTATCCCCCGTTCGTAAGCCATCCGACGGCGGAAGCATCCACTGGCAACGAGAACCAGCGACGCCTCGGCCCATAAGCAGCCCACAATCACCacataaaagaagaagaaaaaaaaggtctCACCTCCCCGTCGCCGAACGAGCTCATGGCGCGGCCTCGCCGTCGCCATAGGAGCGGTCTCCATATCGTTGTCGCGCCGCTGCAGGCCGATTAGCTGATAACTGAATTTAGCTTTCAGACTTGATGACTGAATTAGCCCATGTCGCTGTAGCATTTCCACTTTTGCTACTTGTACATTTTCAGACATGATAACTGAATTCAGTTTGGCAAAAGAGATTAAGCATTCCATTTGCTACTTGTACATCTTCAGGCTTGATAACTGAATTTAGTTTGGCAAAAAGAGATTGAGCAATCCAATCAGTGTTCTAGTACTTAGTAAGCTGCTTGTGTAGAATTGAACAGAACCAAATGGAATTTGAGCATCTGCAAACTTCTGGACTAAACTGGATGCCAAATGTTGCCCAGAACTGAAATTTTACTGAAGCGAATGCAATAGTTTCCCAGAACTGAACCTAAACATAACTGAATGGCAACTAGTGCCCATAATTGAACTGAACTGGTGCACAAGTTAGATTACATGATTGCCCAAAGAGTAGTATTTCACCAGAATCTATTAATAATAATGTCGTCTGTGATTGGTCCCTGTTAATTAAATAAAGAAATAAAGGTTATTTTAaaaattacaatgtctacaattgTAAATTAACCCTTGTTGTCTTTTACGGTCCCACTTCTTGTTTCTCATGTCCATCGCTTTAACGCATAGTGTGGAGGTAGAGACTTGATATTCATCAAATCAAGAACTTTAAGAGCATGACCACACAATATCCTCATTCTATCAAATTGTCAGCAGCTGCATGCAACTGTTTGCTTCAAAGGATCACGGATAACTTTATGCTCCTCCTCAAAGGTAAAATCTCCTGCTAGATATTCATTACAACCATCCAATGCCTTGGTGCAAGCTGCCAGGGATCTTTCATATTCACCTTGAAAGGCTTCAGATATACTATGTGTATAGAGCTTGCTAGCCTGCACCAACATAGGTGGTGGTCTCctcatacttcctccgtccggaaatacttgtcatcaaaatgaataaaaatggatgtatctagatgtattttagttttagatacatccctttttgtccattttgatgacaagtattttcggacggagggagtacatattttagGCAACCTTTTCCTTGAATCAAATTCCGAAATTCAGCTCATTATTCCTTTTTCCCTGCACCACCCTTTCAAAATGATTAAAGAACACGACATATCAAAATCAGATTAGAAATGGGTTTTCAAGTCATTGTTCAGGCTCTCACTCAAGTGTGTCACTCCCTCAACCATTCCCTCCAGATTCCTCCCAATCCCTCTCTCAGTTTTTGTACGGCTAACCCCTCCCTGAATTATGTACAAATAAAAGTGAAGAGGCTTAAGTAGTGCCTATTTCTTACAGGATTGTGCTTTTGTAGCTAACATACGCAGAGGCTTCACTGAACATATGCTTGTACAATAGAAGTACTACTAACTGAAAAATTAAATCTATAATTGTCTGCTCCTGATCTCACAGTAGTTTGGTTCAAGACTTCAACTTCATTTTCTACTGAAATTCTCTAAATCAAAGACGAACTGCTGTGCAACCAAGGTTCATGTCAAGAAACCATTTGTAAATGTCTCTAACTGGAAATCTAACAGCTGGCATTCAAAATTGAAGTTCTTCATATAGGTAAAACAGATTATCTCAACAGTGATAGCCAAGAAACTCAAAGTTTTATCATTCTTCACATAAGCCAGATATTAAAGTGAGCAAATAATAGAGGCAACTAGTGAGGTACCGCAAATTCACATATACTTATATCAGATGGGGCAACCAATACACTGTAGACATACATTTTACAAAACCAACTCGCTTCCTCCAAAAGATCTCTGAAACTGAAAGAGATGGCACCTCATCTCAGGTGGCTATGTATCAAAAAGTAGCTAGATGGATTGATGGAAGCTAACCCAGGACGAGCATGTTAAATATAGCAAGACTTGGTTGTTTTCTTCAATCCAACATTTAAGGCGAAGATCAGGACTGAAGGATTAGCAGTAGCTCATGCCATGTTGGCGCACTAAATCTTGCAGGACTTAGCTGCTCTCTCCAACACATCCACGATGACATCAGGAGAAGATCTTTTGAGGTGTAGATAACCTTGGCTTGAGATCACATCTTTCATTCTATTTGAAGAGAGCATAAATTCAATGCAAGCATCTTTGAGGTTGTTGCATCTTTGATCAGGGTTGGGGTTGCATATCACTGATGGGGGCAAGTTTTTGCTGGGACCGGGGAGGCGTTTCTGCTACTACTGGCGGGGCATTTTGCCGTGCCCAAAATGCTACCACCATTGTTGGTTGGGAGCCACGGCACTGTCGCCACTGGTGTTGCTTCGGTCAATGTTTTGTTGCGATTGACGAAGGCGAGTGTCGGCAGCGATTCTCGACGGCGAGGCAAATAGGTGAGGGCGGCACAGTGAATTCTAGAGGAATTGAAAACAGGTGAATCTGCATCATGGGAAAACACCAAGAATTTTCCTTCAGAATTTGGCGCATGGTCTAATTGTGACATAAAACAAGGTGTAGCATAAAAAAGCATAAACACACGGGTTTGAAAATATTACTCTAGAATTGCATGCAAAGGGGAAAAAAATCATATAGTTGCCAATCCTAGAAACCAAATAACCTCAACAGGAATATTCCAAAAATCCTGTaaattcctttgaaccaaaaggcTTAAATGATAAATCTCACAACTTTTCTTATAATACAAGTATGTCAGCAACAACTGAGAATGGTGCGCGCATTTCCTTTTAATACGCTCCTATGTAAGTGCATTCACCTGAAAGAGGAACGGAGATAATGACACACAGAGTAACAATGTTGATAATAGAATAAAactgaaggggaagaagaggactgaGAATCAGAAGTTAAGCTAACAAAATTTATCAATTTAGATTAAGCTAATCTCAATACTTTTTGTCGCCAGCGAAGAAACTTTCCCTATTTACATCAAATTTTTTTAGTACTTGCCATTTGCATCAAATTACCGAAACATAATGAGGCACATCGTTACCTTCAAGTAGTATACTTTTAGGCCAATATCCTACCTCAGAAAAACAAAATCAGACATGTAACCGTGACTTGCCTCAGAAGGCTGCATCAATGACATTAGCATCTTTAACTGCCTGTTTCATGGGAAAGGCAAGTTGCTGTTTCAATCTGATTCACTCGCTATATTAAATTCAGAAAAAGATTAACCCCACAATTCTCTTCGCACGACATCCTGTATGATCAAAGTTCATGAACATGAAGTAAGTGCATAAAAGAATTTATCTGTGCAGATTCATGTACAGTGCCTTTCAAAGGGGCTGATTGTTAATTCCATCTTTGTTGGCTCAGCCAACCATGTCAAGAAACCATTTGCAACTGTCTCTAATTCAAAATACAGCAGTTAGCATTCAAATATAAAATTTTCATACAGGTAAAACGGATTGTCTCAAAAGTGAAAGCCAAGAACTCAAAATTTTATCATTCTTGACATAAGCCAGATTGTCTCAAAAGTGGAAGCCAAGAACCCAAAGTTCAAACATTCAACATTGCATATAGACAGTCAAAATTATCAACAAATTAACATCTTAGAAAACAGAATCTACAACGGACTAAGCAAAGAAAGAAAACCATTCTCGCTTCCTCGGTGAAGAGTCTAGCACACAATTGTGCCACTGATAGATCCCGATAGTCTGCTAGCCAGCACTATAATCTTATTGAACTTAGAACCAGACTGCATACTAACTCAGTTTGGGCAGCACTGGTAGAAAAAAGAGTTTGGACAGAGGCAAAATAATTGTTCCCCGTTAGAGGGCTCTTTGGTTCGCATATAATTCTAAAAATTCAGAACTACAAAAATATAGGATCCGGATGTCATGCCATAGTGAATTTTAGAGAATTCAGAAACACATGAATGGACCTGTAATAGAAGGTGTTCTGTTGCAGCACATGAAAAAACACAGGAGTTTCTTAAAAGATTAGGTGCATGGTATAGTTGTCACAGAAACAAAGGTATGGCAATTTCCTCTGAAATCGCATGCAAAGTCAGCCATAGGAAAAATTCCTCTACTTTCCTATCCTACAAAGCAACAACCTCCATATCTTACTAGAACACACAGTCATACCACTGATAGATCCAGAGCACTACAATCATATTGTACTCTGAACCAAGAAACTTCCAATATGTAAAAGGAAACAATCGAGAGGAAATTGAGTGACATCTTTGCAATCAATCCAGAGAAACAAACTGTACAGCTGTCAATAATGATTTTAGCTGGATATGCAGAAGTATCTGGTGTCCACGAAACACTTAAGAGGCACCTACGTTGAACCCCTTCATGATACAATTCAGAAAAGTGAAGTGGCAATATGACTGAAACAAGTATACCCCTTCATGATACAGAGAGGTTTATTGAACTAAAGAAACCAAACTATTACTGCATGGATCACATAAAAACAATGAAGGGTTTAGTTTCAAATAAAATAGTATCAGTGCATCAAATTTTGCAATGCCCGCTGCATAGAAGAAAGGCACACAAAAAGGTGTAGAGATCAACCACATTTGGAACTATTCCTAGATAAATATGGTCAAGCAGTGGTTTTTTTTTTGGCATAGAAACAACGGATGCAAAACGAAATTGTGTACAAACTTAACCGAAATCACCCGTATGAAGGTATCACGAACATATTACCTCACTTCTTTTCTCGTTAGCTGCTAGATTCTGTCGGCAGAGCGAGATCCACGAACCGGTGCCATTATCGCCTTGCCAGGTGAACTCCAGCTTCGGGCGTAGGGCTAAAAACGTAGGGGATTCGATCCACCCCGGAGTAGGGTGATACCCACTCAATACCTAGGGATTAAACCTCTAGATTCCTCTCAATCGCTCTCTCGGTTTTTGTACACTTAATCCCTCCCTAAATTATGTACAAACACAAGTATAGAGGTTTAAGTAGTTGCCTATTTCTTACAGGATTGTGCTTGTGTAGCGAACATACACAGAGACTTCACCGAACGTATGCTAGTATAATAGAAGTGCTACTAACTGAAACTTAAATCTACAATTGCCTGTTCTCTGATCTCAAAGTAGTATAATAGAAGTGCTACTAACTGAAACATAAATCTACAATTGCCTGTTCTCTGATCTCAAAGTAGTATAATAGAAGTGCTACTAACTGAAACTTAAATCTACAATTGCTTGTTCTCTGATCTCAAAGTAGTTTGGTTCAGTTCATATTCTAACTGATTTTCTGAATCGAAGACACTGCTGTGCTGCCAAGGTTCATGTCAAGAAATCATTTGTAAATGTCTCTAATTAAAATCTAACAGTTGGCATCCAAATGTAAGTTCTCCATACAGGTAAATAGATTTATCTCAAAAGTGATGTCCAAGAACTCAAAGTTTTATCTTAGTTCACACAGGACAGAAATTAAAGTAAGCAGATAAAAAAGGCAACTAGGTGAGCTACCATAGATTCATCTATACTTATATCAGACAGGACAACCAATACAACAGAAACATACATTTTATAGGACCAACTCGGTTCCTCCAAAAGATCTCTGGAAACTGAAAGACATGGCAACCTCATCTCAGGTGGCTATATGTGCCAAAAATAACTAGATAGAAAATGAGCGTGCTGAATTTAGCAAGACTTAATTGCCTTCTCGAACCCAACATAAGCATCCACCTCCAAAGATCTACGGAGACTGAAGGATAAGCAGCAGCTTATACCAGGTAGGCGTACTAAATTTTGCAGGACCTAGCTGCTCTCTCAAACACATCTACAATGACATCAGGAGAATATCTTTTGAGGTGTGCATACCCTGGCTTGCCATCACATCATTCATTCTGTTCGAAGAGAGCATAAATTCGATGCAAGCATCTTTGAGGTTGCTGCAATGGTGCTGGTCAGCTAGAGCTAATATGGCAGCCACAGTCTCAACATCAAGACTCTTGCATAGCATGCCTTCACATATCCTCTTCATCCTTTCCATCCCATACTTATCTGCAGCCACGAGTAAGTGCTTAACCATTTCTATTTTGTCATCATCCTCAAGATCTCTCATGGAAGGCATTGAATCTGTGTAGATGAAGTGAAGAAATGCCCTGAAAACAGCAGGCTGCATGTCATCAATTGTTATGTCAAGGCTGCTTGGTTTGCTGCCAAAATTTGGGTTGCCAATAGGTAAGCAAACCAAAATTTTGTCTAGCAATTGGTTGGCACCTAGCCAACCTCTTAAAACTAGCAAAATTTTGGCAAGTTTTATAGCTGTCACTTGTTGGAaatgccaaatgttggcttgccaaTTTTTGTCTGCCAGCCAATCATGCCCGTTCTGCGCCCCCTTGTTCCCCAGTGGCCCATAGAACTCTGCTTCGAAGACTGGTGATCGCATCGCAAGCAAAATCTTATGAGCAGAAAATACCTCCCCTTGAACCTTAAATGTCACGTCCGCTCCTTTCTTCCCCTCTAGCAATGTTGCAAGATTATCCGAAAGGTCAGAGGGCGGCACATGGACATCAAATGTTTCCTTGATAACAGTGACCTCACACTCGATCACGAGACAATCGTTCCACAGGTTCGCCCACTCTACTTCAGCAGTGGTCTTCATGAACCTCCGCAAGCCCCAGGATGGCCTTTCACGGTCGAACACTTGTGGCTCTTCGGAGGAGGGCACCACAGTCGACTGCCCCTTAACCGGCTCCACAAGCATCAAATTGTAGGTCGCCCTCACCTCGGCGTTCTTGGTCAAGAGCTTGAGGAAGACAGAGACGCAACCTTCGCTCGCCTCGTCTGGGCTTCCGTCGGGGTAGTAGCGGATGCACCATTCGTAGCCGCCGACGGAGAATGCCGGAGAACGGAGGTATTTGCCTCTACCGAGGCCCTTGTGAAGGCTGTAGCCAGCGATCTCGAACGCAACCGTGGCCCGCGACGTTTGCGTCTCTGCTGTGCACCTCGCCGGCACCCTCACTATTGAACTCTGCGAACCTTCCATTGTGGGAGatcgggggaggggggtggggatGGGGCGGGTCGAAACTCTCGATCAAGGCCGGCGGCGGTGGAAGAAGTGGCGTTGCCTCAGAGGCCGGCGGCGGTGGAAGAAGGTGCGAGACGAGGGTTTGGGAAAAGGGAAAAGTTTTGTGCTGAGGTGAGAAATTGTGATGTACGCTTCTACTACCAGTACTTCACCACTTCATTCATGTAAAAAAAAACTTTTCTCAAGAAGTTCTCATATTTTTCTCCTTGGCGAGTACTGGGCGCCGGCGCGCATTGGCCTGTCTCCTTCTCTCTCCACGCGCAGCGCAGGCACTGCCCCCATCGACTGGACATCCTCCCGGCCGCGGGCCACCACCCTCTCACCTAGACCTCCTTCCTCGCTCGCCGTCCTCGTAACCGCCACAGCATCTGTCCTCACCAGTCCAACACAAAGCCATCACTCCCGTAGCAAAAACGACGGCGTCTTGAAGCACGCCAACGCCCCCTGTCGTTGCAGCACCTAGCAGCCACCGTCGCTGCACTCTCGTGCCGTCGGCCGCAGCTCTCAACGTCGCCGCTCGCACCATTGACGCGTCAGTTGAAGCTTTTTCTCACAACGGTTGAAGCTTTTACCATGCCGATTGAAGTTTTTTACGCAGATTGAAGCTTCCCCC encodes the following:
- the LOC123106479 gene encoding BTB/POZ and MATH domain-containing protein 2-like, coding for MEGSQSSIVRVPARCTAETQTSRATVAFEIAGYSLHKGLGRGKYLRSPAFSVGGYEWCIRYYPDGSPDEASEGCVSVFLKLLTKNAEVRATYNLMLVEPVKGQSTVVPSSEEPQVFDRERPSWGLRRFMKTTAEVEWANLWNDCLVIECEVTVIKETFDVHVPPSDLSDNLATLLEGKKGADVTFKVQGEVFSAHKILLAMRSPVFEAEFYGPLGNKGAQNGHDWLADKNWQANIWHFQQVTAIKLAKILLVLRGWLGANQLLDKILVCLPIGNPNFGSKPSSLDITIDDMQPAVFRAFLHFIYTDSMPSMRDLEDDDKIEMVKHLLVAADKYGMERMKRICEGMLCKSLDVETVAAILALADQHHCSNLKDACIEFMLSSNRMNDVMASQGYLHLKRSSPDVIVDVLERAAKSCKI